The DNA window GCCTTGACGATAGGGGCGCCTCATCGGCCAAGGTCTCGGACTACATTGGGGGTGGAAATTGGGATGAGGCTAAGTTACGTCAACTTCACAACCAGGCTGGAATGCCACAAGAGGCTATCACACAAATCCTCCATACCCCAATCGTCGCGGGAGAACCGGACGTTCCTCGATGGAAGCTTTCTCGGCTCGGGGAGTTCTCGCTCACTACGACCTGGGAGACTATCCGTACGCAAAGGCCAAGAATTCAAGGTCTTGACGACATTTGGAGGGCTGCCTAACAAAATCTATTGCAATCTTCAATTGGCGATTATTGTCAAACAGGATACCGGTTTGACTCCaagctccaatggaggaagattGAGCTTGCGTCGAAGTGCCAATGCTGGCCACGGAGGCCTAACACCGAGTCccttcaacatctcttcatccgTGGGTGGGGAGCAACATGTGTCTGGAGGGAGTTCGACGGTTGGTTCGAAGGCTCGGCCCCATCTCTTAGGGTGAGCGACACCATCCCGGACAGGTTGCAAGTATGGTCCGCTAGGACCCAACAGCATGATAGGAGACACCTTAGTCGAGTCAtgccatacctcattctgtggttcctttgggcggagAGGAATAGGAGTCGACATGAGCAAATTCAGTTCAAACCGTACAACGTTGTTTGGCAGGTTCACTTGTTCATCTACAACAACATGACCAATGGTCacatcaagccgaagcattggaagggagtgaaaCTCGGAATGAGCCCTCCGAATCACCCCGAGACAAGGGGGCCGAGACCGTTAGATATGCCGgttaagtggcaccccccggaacgcacatggatcaagcttaacacgGATGGGGCATTCTTTGAGGCAACAAACAAGGGTGGCGGAGGGGGTCTTGTTCGGGACCACAATGGGAAATTACTTGCAGCATTTGCAACCCCCCTCGTCGTTCAATCGGCTCTTGAGGCCAAGCTCATGGCCATACACTATGGTTTGGAGGTAGCGAAGGCGTTCAACCTACCCATATGGATTGAATCAGATGCGGAACAAGCTATTAAGTTGCTCAATGGCACGAATTGGGGCCCGGCACAAGTTCGCCGCGTAATGGCCCTTTTGCATGGCTTCAAACGTGGACATCTTTTCCGGGCCACCTTCATTCATAGGGAGGGCAACAAAGCGGCTGATTCgctcgccaaaatgggagtgGAACAAGATAATTTCCAACAAATGTCCCCACAAAATGTTCCAAGAAGGATTAGAGCCATCATCCGGATGGACGAAATGGGAGTCCCCAATCTTCGGGTGAGAGATGATGAACGAGAGTAGCACGAGGCAAGCAATGTGGTTACTGATCTTGAATTGTACCGGATGCCGTAGAGTATGTCGGTGTCGGTCCATCCCCGGATTGACCCCTACTTACTCTTGTGGTGTTTTTGTAATAGGGTCTGATGTAAGTTGTTTTTGTCACTCTAGCTTTAGAAAGATTGGCCCTCTTGTAATCAAGTAATGGATTTtgttgaaatatagggatgagggacccacgaaccctccaccatgaaggtgtttgattaaaaaaaaaaaaaaaaaaaaaggaagaggaAAGGTAAGGTTCTCGAGGGTGATGGGTATATcaaagtgaacgtgaagatgatgatgatgaggaagaggataaacaattggagaagattggaccagaacatggagaacttttggtcgttcgaagggctctaaacatgcaaaacagaaatgatgatcaacaaagggagaacatcttccacacaaggtgtttggtccaaggtaaactttgcataatgattattgatggtggtagttgtgcaaatgttgcaagttctgaaatggtggaaaagttgagcttaacaacggaaaaacatcctaatccgtacaagctacaatggcttaatgaatgtggagaaattcgagtgactaagcgagttctaatttcgttttcaattggaaatttataaagatgatgttctttgtgatgttgtgccaatgcatgctagtcacattcttttggggaggccatggcagtttgatcgtagagtgacttatgatggatttcacaaccactacaccttcaagcacaacaacaagtctatcATGCTTGTCTCTttgacacctcaacaagttcaagaagaTCAACAGAAATTATCtcaagcaaggagagctcgtgaggttgagagaaaaaaaagcgaaggcattgaaaaagagtcgagtgaaaagagtcgagagaaaagtaagaatgagggaaaagaaaaaaacaatttctatgtgagagcaaaagaaataaagagtgcaatagttaaagaaaagagtgttttcatcttagtgtacaaagagtctttgtttaccactaacgaattaaccacttctttgtcaagtacttttgtgtctcttttacaagaattcgagGATGTCTTTCCCGAGGATGAACCAAGTGGATTAcctccattaagaggtattgaacatCAAATTGACTTTGTTCCCGGTGCAGTTCTACCAAACCGACCAGCCCATAGggccaatcccgaagagactaaggaaattcaaaggcaagtgcaagagttgttggagaaaggaaaaatccgtgagagcatgagtccatgtgctgtgccggtaattgttgtttctaagaaagatggatcatggaggatgtgcaccgactgtcgagcaatcaacaaaatcactgtaaagtatcgctatcctattcctaggctagatgatatgcttgatgaattgcatggatctgttgtgtttagtaagatcgatttgaaaagtggttatcatcaaattcgcattagagaaggagatgaatggaaaacaacctttaaaacaaaatttggtctatatgagtggttagtcatgccttttggtttaactaatgcaccaagcactttcatgagattgatgcaccatgttttgagaaaattcattggaaaatttgtggttgtttattttgatgatattcttgtctatagcaaaaatgtggatgaacatcttaaccatgtgcaTGCTATTTTGGACACCTTaagaaaagaatcattgtatgctAATCTCAAGAAGTGTTcattttgcatggataaagttgtttttcttggttttgttataagtgctaatgggattgaaatggaaaaggagaaggtgaaagctattttagaatggccaactcctcaaaatgtagcacaagttagaagttttcatggtcttgcaagtttttataggaggtttgtcaaggattttagtacaattgctgcacctttgaatgaaattgtgaaaaatgatgtttgtttttattggggagaaaaacaagagcatgcttttaatctcctgaaagaaaaacttacaactgcaccaattctttctttgcctaactttgataacatgtttgagcttgaatgtgatgcatctggagtaggcatcggagctgttttgttgcaggatggaaagccaatcgcttactttaacgaaaagttgaaaggagctcaattgaactatccaacatatgacaaggagttatatgcgttggttagagctttggaaatatggcagcattacttgtggcctagagagtttgtaattcatacggatcatgaatctctcaagtacttgaaaggtcaaggtaagcttagcaagatacatgttaagtgggtggaattcattgaatcatttccctatgtaatcaaatacaaaaagggaaaagaaaacattgtggctgatgcattgtctcggaggtacattttgatcactaattcgagttctaagttgcttggttttgagttgattaaggaaatgtatgataatgacccggacttttcttctatctatttagcttgtgagcatgctgcatttgacaagttctataggcatgatggctatttgtttagagaaaataaactgtgcattcctaaaggttctatgcgtgaatccaagccccttggcctagcggtaaagggtgctggatagcgcgtccatcctggaggtctcgagttcgaaccctgggtggcgtaatttgtcagttcgaaccctgggtggcgtaatttgtctttcctccttgttataggagttgatttgtaatttccttcttcatatatatgatataaatatatgaagttaatttaaaaaaaaaaaaaaaggttctatgcgtgaattgcttgtgcgtgaagcacatggtggtggtttaatggggcattttggagtccataagacaatggatgttttgcatgaacatttcctttggcctaaaatgcgtgtggatgttgaaagaatttgtaaaagatgcataacttgcatgcaagccaagtctaaatcacacccacatggtttgtacaaaccgttaccaattcctagtgcaccttgggaggatatttcaatggactttgttgttggtttgccaagaacaaaaagaggtagagattcagtttttgtggttgttgataggttttcaaaaatggcacattttattccttgtcacaaaactgatgatgcatctcatatcgctgatttgttctttaaagaaattgtccgtttgcatggtgttcctagatcaattgtgagtgatcgagatgctaaatttgtgagtcatttttggcgagtgttgtggaataagttaggaactaaactcttgttttctactacttgtcatccacaaactgatggacaaactgaagtagttaataggactttgtctcaattactacgaactttagttaaaaagaacttgaaaagttgggaggaatgcttaccttttgctgaatttgcttataatcgaagtgttcattctgctactaacttttctccatttgaagttgtgtatggttttaatccattgagcccactagatttgattccaatgcctattgaagatcgtgcaagtcttgatggaaaagctaaggccgaaatggtgaaaagattgcatgaaagggtaagactcaacattgaaaagaggacagaacaatatgcaaagcaagccaacaagggtcggaaacaagtcatctttgagccgggagattgggtttggttgcatatgagaaaggagagatttccttcgaaaagaaagtccaagttgcagccaagaggagatggaccattccaagtgattggaaaagtcaatgataatgcttacaaacttgacttacctggtgagtttaatgtaagtgctactttcaatgtttctgatttatctccttatgttggtgaattag is part of the Salvia splendens isolate huo1 chromosome 22, SspV2, whole genome shotgun sequence genome and encodes:
- the LOC121786724 gene encoding uncharacterized protein LOC121786724, with the protein product MKVRNQANPHIRWVIGQGDAYFWDDIWLGESPLREICLDDRGASSAKVSDYIGGGNWDEAKLRQLHNQAGMPQEAITQILHTPIVAGEPDVPRWKLSRLGEFSLTTTWETIRYRFDSKLQWRKIELASKCQCWPRRPNTESLQHLFIRGWGATCVWREFDGWFEGSAPSLRVSDTIPDRLQVHLFIYNNMTNGHIKPKHWKGVKLGMSPPNHPETRGPRPLDMPVKWHPPERTWIKLNTDGAFFEATNKGGGGGLVRDHNGKLLAAFATPLVVQSALEAKLMAIHYGLEVAKAFNLPIWIESDAEQAIKLLNGTNWGPAQVRRVMALLHGFKRGHLFRATFIHREGNKAADSLAKMGVEQDNFQQMSPQNVPRRIRAIIRMDEMGVPNLRVRDDERE